From Halapricum desulfuricans, a single genomic window includes:
- the srp19 gene encoding signal recognition particle subunit SRP19, whose product MVENVIWPAALDATRTRNEGRRVAEDLAVPEPTVEEIAKSVQQVGYDARIEREKTYPREYEPRGRVVVTNADDASKSDLLGAVAAYLQVLRD is encoded by the coding sequence ATGGTCGAGAACGTCATCTGGCCCGCGGCCCTCGACGCGACCCGGACCCGCAACGAGGGGCGCCGGGTCGCCGAGGACCTGGCCGTCCCGGAGCCGACGGTCGAGGAGATCGCCAAGTCCGTCCAGCAGGTGGGCTACGACGCCCGGATCGAACGCGAAAAGACCTACCCGCGGGAGTACGAACCGCGCGGGCGGGTCGTCGTCACGAACGCCGACGACGCGAGCAAGAGCGATCTCCTGGGGGCCGTCGCGGCCTACCTCCAGGTGCTTCGGGACTGA
- a CDS encoding H/ACA ribonucleoprotein complex subunit GAR1 encodes MQRAGTVREIAQSVAVVRCPGDAHPDLGTPLLDDQLDTVGRVVDVFGPVDRPFLAVSPDDGVRLAPLLGETLYYRDS; translated from the coding sequence ATGCAGCGCGCCGGCACTGTCCGGGAGATCGCCCAGAGCGTCGCCGTCGTGCGCTGTCCCGGCGACGCCCATCCCGACCTCGGAACGCCGCTGCTGGACGACCAGCTCGATACGGTCGGGCGGGTGGTCGACGTGTTCGGCCCGGTGGATCGGCCGTTCCTGGCGGTCTCGCCGGACGACGGCGTCCGGCTCGCCCCGCTTCTGGGTGAGACACTCTATTATCGCGATTCCTGA
- a CDS encoding presenilin family intramembrane aspartyl protease PSH, protein MEQRTRAAVAALGIAMIFLLVQLGALALVGPFEQAGLQATEDPQNATNSVVYIGALLVMTGFMLLAFKYDLDIVIRGLVVFVGGYIGFIVLASVVPTTIVPVAGASALAWAAAGAIVLGLVVHPEWYVIDAAGTLMGAGAAGLFGISFGVLPALVLLAALAVYDAISVYGTEHMLTLAEGVMDLRVPVVLVVPLSLSYSFLDADTPDSVTEAESESEGREDSDRADGDDYSEQGADTETDGDEEPLDRDALFIGLGDAVIPTVLVASAAAFAPASVPTVAAGGLAVPMTAIGAMVGTFLGLAVLLRMVLRGRAHAGLPLLNGGAIAGYLLTALASGLSVAEAVGLAGV, encoded by the coding sequence ATGGAACAACGGACGCGAGCGGCCGTGGCTGCGCTTGGGATTGCGATGATCTTCCTGCTGGTCCAGCTCGGTGCGCTGGCGCTGGTCGGGCCGTTCGAACAGGCGGGACTGCAGGCGACCGAGGACCCACAGAACGCGACCAACAGCGTCGTCTACATCGGCGCGTTGCTGGTGATGACCGGGTTCATGCTGCTGGCGTTCAAGTACGATCTCGACATCGTGATCCGGGGGCTCGTCGTATTCGTCGGTGGCTACATCGGCTTTATAGTCCTCGCGTCAGTCGTCCCGACCACGATCGTCCCCGTCGCCGGTGCGAGTGCGCTCGCCTGGGCGGCCGCGGGGGCGATCGTCCTCGGGTTGGTCGTCCACCCGGAGTGGTACGTCATCGACGCGGCCGGGACCCTGATGGGTGCCGGGGCGGCAGGTCTGTTCGGGATCTCCTTCGGCGTGCTCCCGGCGCTCGTGTTGCTCGCCGCGCTGGCGGTCTACGACGCGATCAGCGTCTACGGGACCGAGCATATGCTCACCCTCGCGGAGGGTGTGATGGATCTCCGCGTTCCGGTCGTGCTGGTCGTCCCGCTGTCGCTGTCGTACTCGTTTCTGGACGCGGACACGCCCGACAGCGTCACCGAGGCGGAATCGGAGAGTGAGGGCCGAGAGGATTCAGACAGAGCAGACGGGGACGACTACAGCGAGCAAGGCGCAGACACGGAAACGGACGGCGACGAAGAGCCGCTCGACCGGGACGCATTGTTCATCGGGCTGGGCGACGCGGTGATCCCGACAGTCCTGGTCGCGAGTGCGGCCGCGTTTGCCCCCGCATCGGTCCCGACGGTCGCGGCCGGCGGGCTGGCGGTGCCGATGACGGCCATCGGCGCGATGGTCGGGACGTTCCTCGGGCTCGCCGTGCTGCTTCGGATGGTCCTGCGCGGGCGCGCCCATGCCGGACTGCCGCTGCTCAACGGCGGCGCGATCGCCGGCTACCTCCTCACCGCACTGGCGAGCGGGCTCTCGGTCGCGGAGGCAGTCGGGCTCGCCGGCGTCTAG
- a CDS encoding amphi-Trp domain-containing protein: MPEEVLFKSESDQSREEIASYLRKVADTLDSGNAITLKAGSESVTLNPPARPTFEVKAEREGPAGNMTERSIEFELEWDENDGEEGGGSDQLEIE; this comes from the coding sequence ATGCCTGAAGAAGTACTGTTCAAATCAGAAAGCGACCAGAGTCGAGAAGAGATTGCATCGTACCTACGGAAAGTCGCGGACACCCTCGACAGCGGCAACGCTATCACGCTGAAAGCAGGCTCCGAATCTGTAACGCTGAATCCCCCTGCCCGACCGACCTTCGAAGTCAAAGCTGAACGCGAAGGTCCGGCTGGCAACATGACTGAACGAAGTATCGAGTTCGAACTCGAATGGGACGAGAACGACGGGGAGGAGGGTGGCGGAAGTGATCAGTTAGAAATCGAGTAG
- a CDS encoding ornithine cyclodeaminase family protein has translation MVEVPFYRSEETEELATPAEYVTAVREGYRQRGEGAPAEPRTALTRDDPPGMLTGYLAILPETGAMGGYTYAAGFGDGDAHFMLPVYDAESGRPLAVFDGAHLNPRKTGATGAVGVDALARADASTVGLFGSGIQARGQLRATATVRDLDQVAVYSPTADHRETFAADMNAELDATVAAVASPAAAVEGADIVITATKSGEPVFDGDRLEPGTHVTAMGQYHPEKREVDARTVERATYVPDLRARIEQDAGAFILAREAGAVDDDHVHAELGDVVAGTAEGRTSDEEITLFDSGGTAIETVAAAHMLYEKAADRDLGESISFAPASEAMD, from the coding sequence ATGGTCGAAGTACCGTTCTATCGGAGCGAGGAGACAGAGGAGCTCGCGACGCCTGCGGAGTACGTCACGGCGGTTCGGGAGGGGTATCGCCAGCGCGGCGAGGGTGCCCCGGCCGAGCCACGGACCGCGCTGACGCGGGATGATCCGCCAGGGATGTTGACGGGGTATCTCGCGATTCTGCCCGAGACGGGCGCAATGGGTGGCTACACGTACGCCGCCGGGTTCGGCGATGGGGACGCGCACTTCATGTTACCGGTGTACGATGCCGAATCGGGGCGACCGCTGGCGGTGTTCGACGGAGCGCATCTCAATCCGCGCAAGACCGGCGCGACCGGGGCCGTCGGTGTGGACGCGCTCGCCCGTGCCGACGCCAGCACGGTCGGGCTGTTCGGCAGCGGCATCCAGGCCAGGGGGCAGCTCCGGGCGACGGCGACCGTCCGCGACCTCGATCAGGTGGCCGTCTACTCGCCGACTGCCGACCACCGCGAGACTTTCGCCGCCGACATGAACGCTGAACTGGACGCGACCGTCGCCGCCGTCGCCTCGCCCGCGGCCGCCGTCGAAGGCGCAGACATCGTCATCACGGCGACGAAATCCGGCGAGCCGGTGTTCGACGGCGATCGGCTCGAACCCGGCACGCACGTCACGGCGATGGGGCAATATCACCCCGAGAAACGTGAGGTCGACGCGCGGACCGTCGAGCGGGCGACCTACGTCCCGGACCTGCGCGCCCGGATCGAACAGGACGCCGGGGCGTTCATCCTCGCTCGCGAGGCGGGCGCCGTCGACGACGACCACGTCCACGCGGAACTCGGGGACGTCGTCGCGGGGACCGCCGAGGGCCGAACCAGCGACGAGGAGATCACGCTGTTCGACAGCGGCGGCACTGCGATCGAGACCGTCGCTGCCGCTCATATGCTCTACGAGAAGGCCGCCGATCGCGATCTCGGTGAGTCGATCTCGTTCGCCCCCGCGAGCGAAGCGATGGACTAA
- a CDS encoding DUF7331 family protein, which translates to MDSDATDDTAGLAGDDDQSQRYAELTLDDEFVIYDRENHEAWIQSTVAVSIEDYQ; encoded by the coding sequence ATGGACAGTGATGCTACGGACGACACGGCCGGGCTAGCGGGGGACGACGACCAGTCTCAGCGATACGCCGAGCTGACACTCGACGACGAGTTCGTGATCTACGACCGGGAGAACCACGAGGCCTGGATCCAGTCGACCGTGGCGGTGTCGATCGAGGACTATCAGTAA
- a CDS encoding DUF3054 domain-containing protein: protein MIQVVGAIDRRVDRTGLSALVAAGDVVLIGLFVAIGEFTHGSPPWNAPVAAIEAFVPFLLGWLLAAFVGGLYTADAWKFPLRAFSWTAPAWVMAVLITMAIRALPFVPGGVALTFVAVSIGVGLALLVPWRMTIAWLYGG, encoded by the coding sequence ATGATACAGGTGGTCGGAGCGATCGATCGCCGCGTCGATCGAACGGGGCTGTCCGCGCTGGTCGCCGCCGGTGACGTCGTCCTGATCGGGCTGTTCGTCGCGATCGGGGAGTTCACACACGGCTCGCCGCCGTGGAACGCCCCGGTCGCGGCAATCGAGGCGTTCGTCCCCTTCCTGCTCGGCTGGCTGCTGGCCGCCTTCGTCGGGGGTCTCTATACGGCGGACGCGTGGAAATTCCCGCTTCGGGCGTTCTCGTGGACGGCTCCAGCCTGGGTGATGGCCGTCCTGATCACGATGGCGATTCGCGCGCTGCCGTTCGTCCCCGGCGGCGTCGCGCTCACGTTTGTGGCCGTCTCGATCGGCGTCGGACTGGCGCTGCTCGTTCCCTGGCGGATGACGATCGCGTGGCTGTACGGCGGGTGA
- a CDS encoding class I SAM-dependent methyltransferase produces the protein MSTGDVALFDRFARYYDLFMPGAQATHLTRGLELADRPVRRLVDVGGGTGRAAQTLAVEQRLVLDASRGMLEQATLPSVQGDAGRMPLSTGAVDAITIVDALHHIYEWDRLFEEAFRVLAPGGVIVVSDFDPTTVPGRVLAVGERLVGFDSRFVAPDELRNRLETAGFETHLLDGGFGYTVAGVASKREGT, from the coding sequence ATGTCCACTGGCGACGTCGCTCTCTTCGATCGGTTCGCGCGCTATTACGATCTGTTTATGCCTGGCGCACAGGCGACTCATCTCACTCGCGGGCTCGAACTGGCCGACCGTCCCGTCCGGCGACTGGTCGACGTCGGCGGCGGGACCGGGCGTGCGGCGCAGACGCTCGCGGTCGAACAGCGACTCGTCCTCGACGCGTCCAGAGGGATGCTCGAACAGGCGACGCTTCCGAGCGTGCAGGGGGACGCCGGCCGCATGCCGCTGTCGACGGGCGCCGTCGATGCGATCACGATCGTCGACGCGCTCCATCACATCTACGAGTGGGACCGTCTCTTCGAAGAGGCGTTTCGCGTGCTCGCCCCCGGCGGCGTGATCGTCGTCAGCGACTTCGACCCGACGACTGTCCCGGGCCGGGTGCTGGCTGTCGGCGAACGACTCGTGGGCTTCGACTCTCGCTTTGTCGCTCCCGACGAGCTTCGAAACCGCCTCGAAACTGCCGGCTTCGAGACGCACCTCCTCGACGGCGGGTTCGGATACACGGTCGCCGGTGTCGCCTCGAAACGCGAAGGCACATAG
- a CDS encoding GNAT family N-acetyltransferase, protein MEFELLGWADDGPTLRLDHERFSYAGKFVMSATGKAAVRDGAIVAAAAFDRDRTDESTLRIRYVTVRRDRQGEGIGSQLLRTIRERAAARDFERVVIAVNNPFAYEAASKAGFGYTGEQTGLAERVMAWPAPDRSGWYREGIESFRDEELPPEASAFIDARETAPPVVDSFPDA, encoded by the coding sequence ATGGAATTCGAACTGCTCGGCTGGGCCGACGACGGGCCGACGCTACGGCTCGACCACGAGCGGTTCAGCTACGCCGGGAAGTTCGTCATGTCGGCGACCGGCAAGGCCGCCGTTCGCGACGGAGCGATCGTCGCCGCGGCGGCGTTCGACCGCGACCGGACGGACGAGTCGACGCTGCGGATCCGCTACGTGACGGTCCGGCGCGACCGCCAGGGTGAGGGGATCGGATCGCAGCTCCTGCGGACGATCCGGGAGCGGGCGGCCGCTCGGGACTTCGAGCGAGTCGTGATCGCGGTGAACAACCCGTTCGCCTACGAGGCCGCCTCGAAGGCCGGGTTCGGCTACACGGGCGAGCAAACCGGGCTGGCCGAACGCGTCATGGCGTGGCCCGCGCCGGATCGCTCGGGATGGTACCGCGAGGGGATCGAAAGTTTCCGTGACGAAGAACTACCGCCGGAAGCCAGTGCGTTCATCGACGCGCGCGAAACGGCCCCACCGGTCGTCGATTCGTTTCCGGACGCGTAA
- the fen gene encoding flap endonuclease-1 has protein sequence MGNAALRDLAVIEDVPFAELQGSVVAVDAHNWLYRYLTTTVKWTSDDVYTTSDGEEVANLVGVVQGLPKFFEHDLTPVFVFDGAVTDLKDDEVKQRREKREAAEQRLEQARERGDDLAVARLESRTQRLTETIVETTRELLELLDVPIVDAPAEGEAQAAVMARRGDVDYAGTEDYDALLFGAPLTLRQLTSKGDPELMDLDATLSEHDLTWEQLIDVAILCGTDFNEGVSGYGPKTSVKAVREHGDLWGVIEAEGLQVENVDRIRGLFRDPPVAETPALDLDISPDVSAAREYVTETWEVDPGEVERGFERIEQSQVQTGLDQWS, from the coding sequence ATGGGAAACGCAGCGCTTCGCGATCTGGCGGTTATCGAGGACGTGCCGTTCGCCGAGTTGCAGGGCTCGGTCGTCGCGGTGGACGCCCACAACTGGCTGTACCGCTATCTGACGACGACCGTCAAGTGGACCAGCGACGACGTGTACACGACGAGCGACGGCGAGGAAGTCGCAAACCTCGTCGGCGTCGTGCAGGGGCTCCCGAAGTTCTTCGAGCACGATCTGACGCCGGTGTTCGTCTTCGACGGTGCGGTCACGGATCTCAAGGACGACGAGGTAAAGCAGCGACGCGAAAAGCGCGAGGCGGCAGAGCAGCGCCTCGAGCAAGCACGCGAGCGCGGTGACGACCTCGCAGTCGCTCGATTGGAGTCACGGACCCAGCGACTGACCGAGACGATCGTCGAGACGACACGGGAGTTACTCGAACTGCTCGACGTGCCGATCGTCGATGCGCCGGCCGAAGGAGAGGCCCAGGCGGCGGTGATGGCCCGCCGCGGTGACGTCGATTACGCCGGCACGGAAGACTACGACGCCCTGCTGTTCGGCGCGCCGCTGACGCTCAGGCAACTGACCAGCAAGGGCGATCCCGAGTTGATGGATCTGGACGCGACGCTGTCCGAACACGACCTCACCTGGGAACAGTTGATCGACGTGGCGATCCTCTGTGGGACCGACTTCAACGAGGGCGTCTCCGGATACGGCCCGAAGACGTCGGTCAAGGCGGTCAGGGAACACGGGGATCTGTGGGGCGTCATCGAGGCCGAGGGGCTACAGGTCGAGAACGTCGACCGGATCAGAGGGCTCTTCCGGGATCCGCCGGTCGCCGAAACGCCGGCGTTGGATCTCGATATCTCGCCCGACGTGAGCGCGGCCCGCGAGTACGTCACCGAGACCTGGGAGGTCGACCCCGGAGAGGTCGAGCGCGGGTTCGAACGGATCGAGCAGTCACAGGTCCAGACCGGGCTCGATCAGTGGTCATAG
- a CDS encoding MTH1187 family thiamine-binding protein: protein MTLIAFLSVAPVIEGSMSGEVAKAVAALEDFGVSYETTPMGTIIETDDPDELFAAAQAAHQAVDADRVETFLKIDDKRTTAQQASEKVEAVEQHLGHEARSDPE from the coding sequence ATGACGTTGATCGCGTTTCTGAGCGTCGCACCGGTGATCGAGGGGAGCATGTCCGGCGAGGTCGCGAAGGCCGTCGCCGCCCTCGAGGACTTCGGGGTCAGCTACGAGACGACGCCGATGGGGACGATCATCGAGACCGACGATCCCGACGAGCTGTTCGCGGCCGCACAGGCGGCCCACCAGGCCGTGGACGCCGACCGCGTCGAGACGTTCCTGAAGATTGACGACAAGCGGACCACAGCACAGCAGGCCAGCGAGAAAGTCGAGGCGGTCGAACAGCACCTGGGTCACGAAGCCCGGAGCGACCCGGAGTAA
- a CDS encoding pyridoxal phosphate-dependent aminotransferase, protein MTIEPSQRVETVPPSGIRRFFELAEEMDEIISLGVGEPDFSAPWAAREAAITSLELGKTSYTANRGRRELRELIAEDADRRYDLTYDPDEEVLVTTGASEGLDLALRAVIDPGDTVAVVQPSYVSYVPGVIFAGGEPLPVPTTTETDFKLTTEALYDAGADEADALVLCYPNNPTGATMTGSELEPIAEFAREHDLVVLSDEIYSELTYEHDHTSIATLPGMRERTIVFNGFSKAYAMTGLRLGYALGPPEAIAAMNRIHQYTMLSAPTTAQYAAIEALESCDDAVGEMRRQYDRRRRLVLSRFEEMGIECFPASGAFYAFPESPWDDSEAFAEALLEDQHVAVVPGTAFGEGGEGHLRVSYATGMSDLKEALDRIETFIS, encoded by the coding sequence ATGACGATCGAACCGTCCCAGCGTGTCGAGACGGTCCCGCCCTCGGGAATCCGTCGGTTCTTCGAACTCGCCGAGGAGATGGACGAGATCATCTCGCTGGGGGTCGGCGAGCCGGACTTCTCGGCGCCGTGGGCCGCCCGTGAAGCCGCGATCACCTCGCTGGAGCTCGGCAAGACCTCCTACACCGCCAACCGTGGCCGGCGCGAACTCCGGGAGCTGATCGCCGAGGACGCCGATCGCCGATACGACCTCACGTACGATCCCGACGAGGAGGTCCTCGTCACGACCGGCGCGAGCGAGGGCCTCGATCTGGCGCTGCGCGCGGTCATCGACCCCGGTGACACCGTCGCGGTCGTCCAGCCGAGCTACGTCTCGTACGTCCCCGGCGTGATCTTCGCCGGCGGCGAGCCGTTGCCCGTCCCGACCACCACGGAGACGGATTTCAAGCTCACGACTGAGGCGCTGTACGACGCCGGTGCCGACGAGGCCGACGCGCTGGTGCTGTGCTATCCGAACAATCCGACCGGCGCGACGATGACCGGCTCGGAGCTGGAGCCGATCGCCGAGTTCGCGCGCGAGCACGATCTGGTCGTCCTCTCCGATGAGATATACTCGGAGCTGACATACGAACACGACCACACCTCGATCGCGACGCTGCCGGGGATGCGCGAGCGGACGATCGTCTTCAACGGCTTCTCGAAGGCCTACGCGATGACCGGGCTGCGGCTGGGCTACGCGCTCGGCCCGCCCGAGGCCATCGCGGCGATGAACCGTATCCACCAGTACACGATGCTGTCGGCGCCCACGACCGCCCAGTACGCCGCGATCGAGGCGCTGGAGAGCTGTGACGACGCCGTCGGGGAGATGCGACGGCAGTACGACCGCCGCCGTCGGCTGGTGCTCTCGCGGTTCGAGGAGATGGGAATCGAGTGTTTCCCCGCTTCGGGTGCCTTCTATGCCTTCCCGGAATCGCCCTGGGACGACAGCGAAGCGTTCGCCGAGGCACTGCTGGAAGACCAGCACGTGGCGGTCGTCCCCGGCACGGCCTTCGGCGAGGGCGGCGAGGGCCATCTCCGCGTCTCGTATGCGACCGGGATGTCGGACCTGAAGGAGGCGCTGGATCGCATCGAGACCTTTATTTCCTGA
- a CDS encoding Lrp/AsnC family transcriptional regulator: MDLHEELLELLQENARYSIDDLARMTDAEPDEVEAEIERLESEGVIRGYQAVVDFEETERERVRAIVELNVTLDRETSYGDIADRIVQFPEVRELRLVSGDYDFDMEVQGDSMREVSHFISDKIAPIPEITQTVTHYHMDTYKTQGIVLGDGDDDDRLSISP, encoded by the coding sequence ATGGACCTGCACGAGGAACTTCTGGAGTTACTCCAGGAGAACGCCCGGTACAGCATCGACGACCTCGCCCGCATGACCGACGCCGAACCAGACGAGGTCGAGGCCGAGATCGAGCGCCTCGAGTCGGAGGGGGTCATCCGCGGGTATCAGGCCGTTGTGGACTTCGAGGAGACCGAGCGCGAGCGCGTTCGGGCGATCGTCGAACTCAACGTCACGCTCGATCGGGAGACGAGCTACGGCGATATTGCCGATCGGATCGTCCAGTTCCCCGAAGTGCGGGAGCTGCGGCTGGTCAGCGGCGACTACGACTTCGACATGGAGGTGCAGGGCGACTCGATGCGGGAGGTGAGCCACTTCATCAGCGACAAGATCGCGCCCATCCCCGAGATCACCCAGACGGTGACTCACTACCACATGGACACCTACAAGACACAGGGTATCGTCCTCGGGGACGGCGACGACGACGACCGGCTCTCGATCTCACCATGA
- a CDS encoding type IV pilin, which translates to MNPKELLTDDDAVSPVIGVILMVAITVILAAVIASFVLGLGDSTSTTPTADFNFDYDNSTKNVTVSHSTGDNIDADRVEVLIDGDPADVQFSGEISSGSSISFNQTETGDKIGGGETIKVTWESEDQESSSTLSEYDVPDN; encoded by the coding sequence ATGAACCCGAAAGAACTACTCACAGACGACGACGCAGTCAGCCCGGTCATCGGCGTGATCCTGATGGTCGCGATCACCGTGATCCTCGCGGCCGTCATCGCCTCGTTCGTCCTCGGACTTGGCGACTCGACGAGCACGACGCCGACCGCGGACTTCAACTTCGACTACGACAACAGCACGAAGAACGTGACGGTCTCACACAGTACTGGCGACAATATCGACGCTGATCGAGTCGAAGTGCTGATCGACGGTGATCCGGCAGACGTTCAGTTCTCGGGCGAGATATCGTCCGGCTCTTCGATCTCGTTCAACCAGACTGAGACTGGTGACAAGATTGGCGGCGGCGAGACCATCAAGGTCACCTGGGAGTCCGAGGATCAGGAATCCTCAAGTACGCTCAGCGAGTACGACGTCCCGGACAACTAA
- a CDS encoding type IV pilin produces the protein MNPKKLLTDDDAVSPVIGVILMVAITVILAAVIASFVLGLGDSTSTTPTADFDFEYNNSGDGNVTITHNTGDTLDGDRVSVLINGEEVDSKYQFGSGDISSGSRTVLDNSSSGLSDKIKGGDTIKVTWTSESGDSSSTLGEYTVPDN, from the coding sequence ATGAATCCGAAGAAACTCCTCACAGACGACGACGCAGTCAGTCCGGTCATCGGCGTGATCCTGATGGTCGCGATCACCGTGATCCTCGCGGCCGTCATCGCCTCGTTCGTCCTCGGTCTTGGCGATTCGACGAGTACGACGCCGACCGCAGATTTCGACTTCGAATATAACAACAGCGGCGACGGTAACGTAACCATCACGCACAACACTGGCGACACACTCGATGGCGACCGAGTGTCGGTACTGATTAACGGAGAGGAAGTAGATTCGAAATATCAGTTCGGCAGCGGTGACATTTCGTCAGGTTCGAGGACTGTGCTTGATAATAGTAGTAGTGGTCTCTCGGACAAGATTAAAGGCGGCGACACGATCAAGGTCACGTGGACATCCGAGAGTGGCGATTCGTCGAGTACGCTCGGCGAGTACACCGTCCCCGACAACTGA
- a CDS encoding FxsA family protein yields MLRLIAVLLLIPLLDILLLLAVAGVIGGLETVLVVVLTALVGMLLARAEGRHTISKIQRKLARGEPPTDELIDGGLLIAAGAFLLTPGLVTDLVGLLLVVPVTRYPVRVALKKWVITPYVDSKTGGFATGRIYTTGFPGNGGDGVPGGQPGNDTYDVGADDYDIDDGDDN; encoded by the coding sequence ATGCTTCGGTTGATCGCGGTCCTGCTACTCATCCCGCTGTTAGATATCCTGCTGTTGCTCGCGGTCGCAGGGGTCATCGGCGGGCTCGAGACGGTGCTGGTCGTCGTGTTGACCGCGCTCGTCGGGATGCTGCTGGCCCGCGCCGAGGGACGCCACACCATCTCGAAGATCCAGCGCAAACTTGCCCGGGGTGAGCCGCCGACCGACGAGCTGATCGACGGCGGGCTGTTGATCGCCGCCGGCGCGTTCCTGCTGACGCCCGGGCTGGTGACCGACCTCGTCGGCCTGCTGTTGGTCGTCCCGGTGACCCGCTATCCGGTCCGCGTCGCGCTCAAGAAGTGGGTCATCACTCCCTACGTCGACAGCAAGACCGGCGGGTTCGCCACCGGCCGGATCTATACCACCGGGTTCCCCGGCAACGGCGGCGACGGAGTCCCCGGCGGGCAACCGGGCAATGACACGTACGACGTGGGCGCGGACGACTACGACATCGACGACGGTGACGACAACTAA